The following nucleotide sequence is from Halogeometricum borinquense DSM 11551.
ACGTCGTGGACGCCAAAGACGAGTTCGCGGAACTCTGTTTTGACTCGGTTCGCGCGAACGCGACGTACCAAGGCTACCCACTCGGGACGGCGCTCGCACGCCCGGTGATCGCAGAGGCCATTCTCGAAGTCGCACAGGAAGAAGGCTGTGACGCCCTCGCGCACGGCTGTACCGGAAAAGGGAACGATCAACTCCGCTTCGAGGCCGTCTGGCGTGCCTCAGATCTCGACGTTATCGCCCCCGTCCGTGAGATGGGCCTGACTCGCGAGTGGGAAAAGCAGTACGCCGACGAGAAGAACCTCCCCGTGCAAGCGGGTAACGACGGCGTCTGGTCCATCGACACGAACCTCTGGAGCCGTTCCGTCGAGGGCGGCGACCTCGAAAAACCGGGACACGTCCCGTCAGAGGACATCTACGAGTGGACCGAACAACCCGGAAGCGAGACGGAGTGTATCGAAATCACGTTCGAGGAGGGCTACCCGGTTGCCCTTGACGGCGAGGAGATGGAACCCGTCGAACTCATCGAGACGCTGAACGAACTCGCCGGGCAGTACGGTGTCGGGCGCACGGATATGATGGAAGACCGTATGCTCGGACTGAAGGTACGCGAAAACTACGAGCATCCGGCGGCGACGACGCTCCTAAACGCACACGAGTCACTTGAAGGGCTCGTCCTCACGAAAGACGAACGCGACTTCAAGACCACCGTGGACAACGAGTGGGCGCAGAAGGGCTACGAAGGTCTCGTGGAGGCACCGCTGATGGCGGCGCTCGACGGCTTCATCGAGCAAACGCAAACGAAGGTGACCGGCACGGTAACGATCAAATTCGAAGGCGGGCAGGCCCGTCCGGTCGGCCGCGAGTCCGAGTACGCCGCCTACTCCGAGTCGGCCGCCTCGTTCAACACCGAAACCGTAGACGGGATCACCCAAGAGGACGCCACCGGCGTCGCCAAGTACCACGGCTTCCAGACGCGCATCGCCAACGCGGCGTTCGAGTCCGCACAGAAGGAAGCGCCCGAACTCGCCACTGACGGCGGCGTGAGCAACGACGGACAGTAAACGATGAACGAGGAGGGAGGAGACGAAGGCGTGGTTCGCCGCGACCGCTTCAGCGGCGGCCCCGCCCGCGGCTTCATGTCGAGCCTTGCGGCTGATGAGCGCATCTTCGCCGCCGACGTGGCGGT
It contains:
- a CDS encoding argininosuccinate synthase: MTSVALAFSGGLDTTVCVSLLQEEYGYDEVVGVTVDVGQPESEFEEAKETADAHGLDIHVVDAKDEFAELCFDSVRANATYQGYPLGTALARPVIAEAILEVAQEEGCDALAHGCTGKGNDQLRFEAVWRASDLDVIAPVREMGLTREWEKQYADEKNLPVQAGNDGVWSIDTNLWSRSVEGGDLEKPGHVPSEDIYEWTEQPGSETECIEITFEEGYPVALDGEEMEPVELIETLNELAGQYGVGRTDMMEDRMLGLKVRENYEHPAATTLLNAHESLEGLVLTKDERDFKTTVDNEWAQKGYEGLVEAPLMAALDGFIEQTQTKVTGTVTIKFEGGQARPVGRESEYAAYSESAASFNTETVDGITQEDATGVAKYHGFQTRIANAAFESAQKEAPELATDGGVSNDGQ